In bacterium, one genomic interval encodes:
- a CDS encoding 2-oxoacid:acceptor oxidoreductase family protein, whose amino-acid sequence MSTARVMLTGFGGQGVVLAGHILGKAASIHDKREATLIQAYGPEARGGATLVQVTISDEPILYPYIESADVVVCMSQEGFTKYAPALAHGGKLLIEEDLVRLPDDYPADRVFGIPATELATEAGRKMVANIVMLGFLVAVTGVVGRAAMEETIRTSVPKGTEDLNLGAFARGFTHGELLLIERKGRDEDSGGSCCP is encoded by the coding sequence GTGAGCACCGCCCGCGTCATGCTCACCGGCTTCGGCGGCCAGGGCGTCGTGCTCGCCGGCCACATCCTCGGCAAGGCGGCCTCCATCCACGACAAGCGCGAGGCGACGCTGATCCAGGCCTACGGCCCGGAGGCCCGCGGCGGGGCAACGCTCGTGCAGGTCACGATCTCGGACGAGCCGATCCTCTACCCCTACATCGAGAGCGCGGACGTCGTCGTCTGCATGAGCCAGGAGGGCTTCACGAAGTACGCGCCGGCGCTCGCGCACGGCGGGAAACTGCTGATCGAGGAGGACCTCGTGCGGCTGCCCGACGACTACCCGGCCGATCGGGTCTTCGGGATCCCCGCGACGGAACTGGCGACCGAGGCCGGCCGCAAGATGGTCGCCAACATCGTGATGCTCGGGTTCCTCGTGGCGGTCACCGGCGTGGTCGGTCGCGCGGCGATGGAGGAGACGATCCGCACCTCCGTGCCCAAGGGGACCGAGGATCTGAACCTCGGCGCGTTCGCGCGCGGCTTCACCCACGGCGAGTTGCTGCTCATCGAGCGCAAGGGCCGCGACGAGGACTCCGGAGGATCCTGCTGCCCATGA
- a CDS encoding thiamine pyrophosphate-dependent enzyme: protein MSAIAPTVNPIDHLLRADRMPHIWCPGCGIGTVLKALLDAIVESALPEEDLAVVSGIGCTARVPGYLRLDSFHTTHGRALPYATGLHLANPKLKVMVVSGDGDLFAIGGNHFIHAARRNVDLMVVCVNNFTYGMTGGQAGPTTPTGHKSTTTPRGNPETPFNLPYLAAAAGAVFVARWTTLHARPLQASILEALGKPGFRFIEVIAPCPTAYGRRNKLGEAVEMMKRFHEKSEIRHGANVQDVEIDPEGTLVVGRFVDRPRPTLAERLGLVVPREGAQ from the coding sequence ATGAGCGCGATCGCCCCGACCGTCAACCCGATCGACCACCTGCTGCGGGCCGACCGGATGCCCCACATCTGGTGCCCGGGCTGCGGCATCGGCACGGTGCTCAAGGCGCTGCTCGACGCCATCGTCGAGTCCGCGCTTCCCGAGGAGGACCTCGCTGTCGTCTCCGGCATCGGCTGCACGGCGCGCGTCCCCGGCTACCTGCGGCTGGACTCGTTCCACACGACGCACGGGCGCGCCCTCCCCTACGCGACGGGGCTGCACCTGGCCAACCCGAAGCTCAAGGTCATGGTCGTCTCCGGCGACGGCGACCTCTTCGCGATCGGCGGCAACCACTTCATCCACGCGGCGCGGCGCAACGTCGATCTCATGGTGGTCTGCGTCAACAACTTCACCTACGGCATGACCGGCGGGCAGGCGGGACCGACGACGCCGACGGGCCACAAGAGCACGACCACCCCGCGCGGCAACCCGGAGACGCCCTTCAACCTGCCGTACCTGGCGGCGGCGGCAGGCGCCGTGTTCGTCGCGCGCTGGACGACGCTGCACGCGCGGCCGCTGCAGGCGTCGATCCTCGAGGCGCTGGGCAAGCCGGGCTTCCGGTTCATCGAGGTCATCGCCCCCTGCCCCACCGCCTACGGGCGCCGCAACAAGCTCGGCGAGGCGGTCGAGATGATGAAGCGCTTCCACGAGAAGAGCGAGATCCGCCACGGCGCGAACGTGCAGGACGTGGAGATCGACCCCGAGGGGACGCTGGTGGTCGGGCGCTTCGTGGACCGGCCGCGGCCGACGCTGGCCGAGCGGCTCGGCCTCGTGGTCCCGCGGGAGGGCGCACAGTGA